The Arachis duranensis cultivar V14167 chromosome 9, aradu.V14167.gnm2.J7QH, whole genome shotgun sequence genomic sequence NNNNNNNNNNNNNNNNNNNNNNNNNNNNNNNNNNNNNNNNNNNNNNNNNtttttgtttttgttataaAGATATAAATCCGTCCCttatttgattaattatattgtaAAAATAAATGAGGATAGTCTTACTCTTATTAATAAAGAGATAAATCAAATTATCACTATGAGGTCTTTTacgcttttattttttatatgatgtttttttttactaaaattagaGAGATTTAAATCCGTAACTTCTTGAGTGAATATGAAAAGAttatgttatttaaattataatttattgatatttttttatatgatgtTCGCAAAGATAATTACCATCAATGTGATATACTACaggaaaaatataaaagagtaaatatattttttgttcttaatatttgtgatattttaaaaatatatttttaatatttaatttatttaattttttttaatttttttattcatgttaaaattattttttaatgttaattctatttaaaatattaagaataatattaaaaatatttaagagtagTTTTGACacgaattaaaaatattttggataaaattaaataaataaaaaatattaaaaataaaagtaaataaataaaaaatattaacaataaaattaaataaaattaaatgttaaaaatattttaaaaagattacaaatattaaaaacaaaaaatataaaatcatgaTAAAGTAGATTTCGTTACAAAtgatttcttttaatatatttttttaaatttttagaataataagTTATGGATAatgatttctttaatttttgtataatttttttaaaagtagaaATTTAGCAACGATTTTTCTTTCATGAAAATCAATGGTCAAAATTTCTATTTGTAGAAATCGTTAATAGCATTTCAACGATGAAactgttaaaaaattataaattttgaaattgtaGCTAATGATTTTATTAGATTCTGACACAGACTAATAttcaaagaattttaaaaaagaacatTAACAACGATATGAAAATACGCAATTATTTTACTGGCCTGGTTTGATTgaagaattttattaatttgtatttaaaaatataaattaaaagtattataaaaaatattaaaaaaattattattatatttccaAAATATGTCTATAAAACATAAGtcagttaaatttttttatttaataacataaaatatagaaaagaaattTGAGTTTTCCGATGAAATTACGTGTATATTGTCCTCTATATTTTTAGCTTAGTTGGTGGTTTAATCGAAGGACTTTGCCGTCAATGATTTTCATCGTTGAAATCATTATAATCTGCACACAGATATCTAGGGATTAGCACTTGTTAAAAAGTAACCATTTTACACCATTTTAATGATGGTGAGTTTCACAAGCCCTACTTGTAGGCAATGTTGTTTCATGATCCCATTCTCAAAGAAGAGAGGTATAGGTCCTACCAACACAACATGAAAGGGCAAATTGGTCATTTCAATTTAGGACTTGTCAATCAACTCATAAAAGAGAAGCAATACAAAATCAtattattctctcttttttatttattactattattatttttaaaaacccaTTGGCTTTATATCCTGTCTGCATCAATCATCCCTCACAGTCACTTTCAACCTATTTCCATTtccacaaaaaccctaaaagcCAAAACACTTCTTCTTTCTCAATTAAGTCCTTCtagttttctctttgtttattatttttgtcattgTGATTGATTCATATTACAAAAAAActcaattttaaatataattaaataattaaattaaaaaatatttaatatattaaataaattaattataaatttaaaacaaattatcGAATAATATATCTTTGGCAAGtctttaaaaaagtaaattaaaatataaattaagacatttttattaagacgatcaatatttaattatctaatttttttaaaaaataaattatattgtaaTAGTAATGAAATGACTAATATCAAATTTATCTAATGGTATCGATTACTAATAATAGAAATTACAAACTCatatattttatgaaaaaatttagGGAATTAACTAGGGTGTAATTAATTTGGaactaattagttaaaaaatatatttttttaattttaaaaaattagcataGTAAAtagttgtattttttttataataaatttatattttaattagttgattCTAAATTGACTATTCCTAATTAGTTCTCAAATGAAATcgttttattaataataaatatagtgCATGGTGTCTATATGAACCCACACAATATTTTATAATGTTAACACGATATAAAATGAACACCCCCGTACTATTTAAAACAACCATCCTTAAACTGATTTTGGAATTTATCAATAATCAAACTCTTGAccttttagatctaatgctttAATACCATGTAATGATACTACTCATTCTAAAAGTTTCAGCTGATGAAAaaagataacaataataattatatctctaatattacATAAACCtctattatacacattgtataaatattccATTGACTACTCGtactttttcaatttattattatataagaaaAGGAATACTATGaagaaagtattttttagagaataagaataaaaaatattaaatattcatatattgaccataaattttatgttaaaaatacttTTGCTTAATTAGACAAAAGAAAATGTATAGTATCactaagtaaaaaaaaaaaaattgtataatatgATTACATAGGGTATAAAGCAAGTATTCTAGGAGTTATCAAAAATCAAAGAGGAAATGAAGGTAGCCCTCTCTTGTAGGAAATTAGGGTACACTCACTAACACTGTACTTTTACccttttcatcttcttccttcttcttccttcttgatCTCTCTCTTCAATACTATCATCCCTATCCCTATAATACTGTTTTCAATTCActctcctttctctttctttctctctctctctctccacaaCATGCTTCAAAATCCTGATAAAAAATCTGAAGCCCAACCCACTctcctctcttttctctctgaaatcttccttcttctccacACAATAACTGAGTCAACTGTCTTTCCAataaagcaaattcaaaaagaaaaaacagtaacatagagagagagagagagagaaattttCAAGAACACCGAATTATTAAAGATCCAAAATctttatctatatatataatcttttaGATCAGAAGCGCAAGCATTAATTACTGAATAGTCATGAATTCTCTTCAAGAATTTGATTCATCATCAAACACTACTTCATCACTCAACAACAATTTCGGAGTACTACCTTTATCTTCTCCAGCTGCATCATCATCAACCTCATCACCACCGCCACCGCAACCACCACCGCCACAACCACCGTCAACTCCAACCACACTAAGCCGCNNNNNNNNNNNNNNNNNNNNNNNNNNNNNNNNNNNNNNNNNNNNNNNNNNNNNNNNNNNNNNNNNNNNNNNNNNNNNNNNNGAATTCCTCCGATACTTGGACCAGTTCGGAAAAACGAAGGTGCACACGCAGCTATGTCCATTCTTCGGGCACCCGAACCCGCCTGCACCGTGCCCTTGCCCGCTCCGCCAAGCTTGGGGGAGCTTAGACGCTCTGATTGGTCGGTTAAGGGCGGCGTTTGAAGAGAATGGCGGCAAGCCGGAGGCTAACCCTTTCGGCGCTCGCGCCGTTAGGCTTTACCTTCGCGAGGTTCGTGATTCTCAGGCTAAAGCCAGAGGTATTAGCtatgagaagaagaagcgcaagagGCCGCCACACCAACAACAACCGCAACCGCAACCGCAACCGCAACCGCTCCCGCAACCGCAACCACCTTCCACCAATACTAGTGTAAGTTATTTATTACTTACAAGGACACACATACCTGCATGTATACTGCatacttcttttcttcctttcttttctttttaaattcaaaatactaATTTCATAGATTCTGGCTAGCTATATCACTATTTCTTTAAATGGATCagtcatataaaaaattttgattaaaagatttattatttcaattattttcttttcaattgagtATTTAGGTTGTCAAATTATTAGTTGTTTTGTATAAAGATTTATCGACTTAATAATATATTAGATGTTAGTCTTACTAATTATTAATAGTGTATAGTTTTGTAACTATTAACTATATTAACTAATGTCACTAGATCTTGCTTATATTGAGATTTAATTAATGATTGACGAGTTGCTTAACTTTAACTTATCTTGTTATATATCATTATATTATATGGATTTAACTTTTACACATGGTTATGTATTAtaacaagagaaaaaataacTATATGTTTTATACTTATTCATCTGGACAAATGAttcgaattaaaaaaaaaatgttatgtgaaaaattaattaaccaataaattgattataatatatgtgttatttaatttatttttaatatatattttatattttaacatgtattttattgaTCGAATGgttgattttagtatataaatgaTATGGTTAGTTTATTAATGTTGCAAGCTAAGTAcactatttttatttgttttaaagtttttttttttttctgtatttggtTATGCAGATGAACTTGTGATTTGAGAATGGGGTTAGAGCGATGAAGCATGGGGAGACTATCTACTACAGGCTTTGGAAGTTGATTAAAAAGGTGCAAACCTAAACAGCAGTGTTGTTGGGTGGAAGAAGCAGTGATATCGGGTAAGTTGAGAAAGCAGTAGCAGTAGTAGTAGCAGCTTGTGATGAAAAGACTCATGTTAAATTGAATCAATCAATGAACGAACCAAGGTAAGTGAGAACAAGGGCTGTGTTTGTGACAGAACAATACATCGTCCAATTTGtagtaataaaaaaaggaaCTTGTCTATGTTCTTTTTTAAGATcctatattatttatatttttatataatatatatgaccaaacaaataatattattggATTTCAACATCTTATGCCAGTTAATTAATCACTTATTCGCCTATTATTGTGTTGTATATTATATAATTGTAGTAGCTAGTCATCTAGCATTATTGTTAATTGTTTAGTAGCTAGCTAACATTTTGCATTTAGATTTTTAGACcaataaatttaatttggtgATTATTGGTTCATGTTTTTGGAAGATTTGATAGTTTGCTAGTACCCTGTTAGTTTAAGGAATTTATGTGGTTTCATACTTTGGTTTATACAATTTTCTCATGCACAGTGTTAGACATTTAGTCAACACAATGCTTCTTATATACTGTCATGCAATTTGAAGCATCGTTTAGTGTCTTGGGGTTTGTGcacaaagaaaaaaacacacacactctctctctttgATTCTAGTGATATACATgcgtgtgtgtgtatatatatatatatgtctaaATTCAGTGAGAGAAAAGAGATTGCACTTGGTGCTAGACAATTTTGAACACTCTTATAATGAtgctatttattttcttttggtcAAAGGGTGAAACTTGTACACTGGAATCATACTATATACACAAAAAAGTTTATAAATCAAAcaatttttatatgtatttgcAATTCATTAGTTTCTCATTCAAAATGTGATTTATGACccttgattcaattttcctGGCACTCCTTTAATTTCTTATGTCTATGTATAAATAATAAGTGCTATGCCAACAAATGAGTTGGATAACCACTACCATTAATTAACATGTATTTCTATACAATTGAAAAAGTATAATACATGACATAATCTTTAAATTTTGTCCTTGTTAACATTATTATGTTGTTTAACTTGGTCATTGATGTAGCAATTTCTGTACACCTTgttttaaaaatgaattaaacatAATGGCTTTTGTTAATAGGTGTTTTAAGAGTACTTGGTAACggctatttttatatattttacaaaataatttttttataaataaaatattattttagtccctaacatttgatttaaatttaaatttaattattaatattttaaatgttctattttagtctaatttttttttaaataggttTAATTTTGTTCCACATTTAAATTTGACATGAATCATTAGCATATTTAAGAGCCAAtgtaatattatttgaattaaatttaatggtagaataatattaaatctatttaaaattttttaaaat encodes the following:
- the LOC107466190 gene encoding protein LIGHT-DEPENDENT SHORT HYPOCOTYLS 4, with product MNSLQEFDSSSNTTSSLNNNFGVLPLSSPAASSSTSSPPPPQPPPPQPPLRYLDQFGKTKVHTQLCPFFGHPNPPAPCPCPLRQAWGSLDALIGRLRAAFEENGGKPEANPFGARAVRLYLREVRDSQAKARGISYEKKKRKRPPHQQQPQPQPQPQPLPQPQPPSTNTSMNL